Proteins encoded in a region of the Aerosakkonema funiforme FACHB-1375 genome:
- a CDS encoding DUF433 domain-containing protein — MQLEDYFEFLDPDDIRIKGHRIGIDNVIDYYLQGCSPEEILEHFPSLNLEKINATITYYQQNKEEVDAYMKRLNDWREERYQASLKNPSPLMQRLRAIQKQRAKEQVNI; from the coding sequence ATGCAATTGGAAGATTACTTTGAATTTTTAGACCCAGATGACATCCGCATCAAAGGTCATCGCATCGGCATCGACAATGTGATTGATTATTACTTGCAAGGTTGCTCTCCAGAAGAAATACTCGAACATTTTCCGTCACTGAACTTAGAGAAAATTAACGCAACTATTACCTACTACCAGCAAAATAAAGAAGAGGTAGATGCGTACATGAAGCGATTGAATGATTGGCGAGAAGAACGTTATCAAGCATCTTTAAAAAATCCCTCTCCCTTGATGCAGCGTTTGAGAGCGATCCAAAAACAAAGAGCTAAAGAGCAGGTAAATATCTAG
- a CDS encoding amino acid ABC transporter ATP-binding protein translates to MQDYTPAIAFENIEKNFGSLKVLQGITGSINRGEVVAVIGSSGCGKSTLLRCFNRLETINGGRLVVNGMDLSHPKLSQTQLRRLRSQVGMVFQQFNLFPHLSVLENLTLAPRQVLGKSRSESEEQARFYLEKVGLAQKAEVYPEQLSGGQKQRVAIARSLCMNPQIILFDEPTSALDPELVGEVLLVMQQLAQEGMTMVVVTHEMQFARDVAHRVIFMDKGLVAEEGSAREVITEPKSDRLRVFLSRMSATF, encoded by the coding sequence ATGCAGGATTATACCCCAGCGATCGCATTTGAGAACATTGAGAAAAATTTCGGCTCTCTTAAGGTTTTGCAAGGAATTACCGGCTCTATAAATCGTGGCGAAGTGGTGGCGGTGATTGGATCGAGCGGTTGCGGGAAAAGTACGCTCCTGCGCTGTTTCAACCGTTTGGAGACAATTAACGGCGGGCGTCTGGTTGTTAATGGAATGGATTTGTCCCATCCGAAACTTAGCCAAACCCAATTACGCAGACTGCGATCGCAAGTTGGTATGGTTTTTCAACAATTCAACTTGTTTCCTCATTTAAGCGTACTGGAAAACTTAACATTGGCTCCGCGTCAAGTCTTGGGAAAATCTCGCTCTGAAAGTGAAGAACAGGCGAGATTTTATTTAGAAAAAGTTGGTTTGGCGCAGAAAGCCGAAGTTTATCCAGAACAATTGTCTGGCGGACAAAAACAACGAGTTGCGATCGCCCGCAGTTTGTGCATGAATCCCCAAATCATATTATTCGACGAACCCACCAGCGCCCTCGATCCCGAATTAGTAGGAGAAGTGCTGTTAGTCATGCAGCAATTGGCGCAAGAAGGAATGACAATGGTGGTAGTTACTCACGAAATGCAGTTCGCCCGTGATGTCGCGCATCGAGTCATATTTATGGATAAAGGTCTCGTCGCAGAAGAAGGATCGGCAAGGGAAGTTATTACCGAACCAAAGAGCGATCGCTTGCGTGTTTTTCTCAGCCGGATGTCTGCAACTTTTTGA
- a CDS encoding ABC transporter permease subunit (The N-terminal region of this protein, as described by TIGR01726, is a three transmembrane segment that identifies a subfamily of ABC transporter permease subunits, which specificities that include histidine, arginine, glutamine, glutamate, L-cystine (sic), the opines (in Agrobacterium) octopine and nopaline, etc.), which yields MHRLFQFRKLGWALLLSLFLSILCVSLFIGSPAKAQKTLKIATEPAFPPFEFQGSNGELVGFDIDLLKEIGKAAGFQVQFQSMQFDGIIPALQAKTVDAAVSGITITAERQQAVDFSRPYFKAGLAIAVKSDNQDITSLESLQNKRVAVQIGTTGALEAKKIPGAKIRTFDNAPLSLQELLNGNVDAVINDAPVTLYAIKENNLKGLKVTSQLLTEEYYGIPTAKGSPNLDDINRGLTAILNNGTYEQIYRKWFNAQPPQLPESTSIEQSTNSVNVIAIILSALPTLLKGVVVTLYLTILCGILGMIGGSLIGIARLSPATPLRWATIAYIDFLRGTPLLVQILMIYFGIPTLLQGFGIQFSLSPFVAAVTALSLNSAAYIAEIVRGGIQSIEKGQTEAAQSLGLGAVETMRYVIFPQALRRMLPPLANEFITLLKDTSLASVIGYQELLQEGRLIIANNYRSFEIFATVAVIYLALTLLSSRAFGFLETWMNPVNRSLKKS from the coding sequence ATGCACAGATTATTTCAATTTCGTAAGCTCGGCTGGGCTTTGCTTCTCAGCTTGTTTTTGTCAATTTTATGCGTTTCCCTTTTCATCGGCAGTCCCGCCAAAGCCCAAAAAACCCTTAAAATTGCCACAGAACCAGCTTTTCCGCCCTTTGAGTTTCAGGGAAGCAACGGGGAGTTAGTGGGTTTTGATATTGATTTACTCAAAGAAATTGGCAAAGCTGCTGGCTTCCAGGTGCAATTTCAAAGTATGCAATTTGACGGTATTATCCCCGCATTGCAGGCGAAAACAGTAGATGCGGCGGTGAGTGGAATTACTATTACCGCCGAACGTCAACAAGCGGTAGATTTTTCGCGACCTTATTTCAAAGCTGGGTTAGCGATCGCAGTTAAATCAGACAACCAAGATATCACATCTTTAGAAAGTCTGCAAAACAAGCGCGTAGCCGTGCAAATCGGTACTACTGGCGCTTTAGAAGCTAAGAAAATCCCCGGTGCTAAAATTCGTACTTTCGATAACGCGCCTTTGTCTCTTCAAGAATTGCTCAACGGTAATGTAGATGCGGTCATCAACGATGCGCCAGTCACTCTCTATGCTATCAAAGAAAACAATCTCAAAGGACTAAAAGTTACATCCCAATTGCTCACAGAAGAATACTACGGCATCCCCACCGCTAAAGGTTCTCCCAATCTAGATGATATCAACAGGGGATTGACAGCTATCCTAAATAATGGCACTTACGAACAAATTTATCGCAAATGGTTTAACGCCCAACCCCCCCAACTCCCTGAAAGCACAAGTATCGAGCAATCGACTAATTCAGTTAATGTTATTGCCATCATTTTAAGCGCCCTGCCCACGTTATTGAAGGGAGTGGTAGTCACGTTATATCTAACCATATTGTGCGGCATTTTGGGAATGATCGGCGGTTCGTTGATTGGCATTGCCCGCCTTTCTCCAGCAACTCCATTGCGTTGGGCAACCATAGCTTATATAGACTTTTTAAGAGGTACGCCGTTATTGGTACAAATTCTCATGATTTACTTTGGCATACCTACTTTATTGCAAGGATTTGGTATCCAGTTTAGTTTGAGTCCTTTTGTCGCCGCAGTAACGGCGCTGAGTCTTAATAGCGCTGCTTATATTGCTGAGATTGTTCGAGGCGGTATCCAATCTATTGAAAAAGGACAAACAGAAGCCGCCCAGTCGCTTGGTTTGGGAGCGGTAGAAACTATGCGTTATGTGATTTTTCCCCAAGCATTGCGGCGGATGTTACCACCGCTAGCAAATGAATTTATCACCTTGCTTAAAGATACTAGCTTGGCATCGGTAATCGGTTATCAAGAGCTATTGCAAGAGGGAAGGTTGATTATCGCAAATAATTATCGTTCTTTTGAAATTTTTGCCACTGTTGCTGTAATTTATCTGGCTTTGACATTGTTATCATCGCGTGCTTTTGGTTTCTTGGAAACTTGGATGAATCCGGTTAATAGGTCTCTCAAGAAGAGTTAG
- a CDS encoding Uma2 family endonuclease: MFAVVSPEKLHLSAGTVVRSIATWQEYQALCQQRGDGSIPRIKYRSGEVLLMSPLPRHGRDAHLIANVITTLLDCAEQEYDAFTPVTMQLPEESGIEPDYSFYIDNWQAVSGKERIDWANDPPPDLVLEIDVTSYSDVNDYLPYRVPEVWLFRNKKLLVYQLQGDEYIELDKSRYFPNINIQDIITQCLQVAYERNTSAAIRDLKQQLSN, translated from the coding sequence ATGTTTGCCGTTGTATCACCCGAAAAACTTCACCTCTCAGCCGGAACGGTAGTGCGATCGATCGCCACTTGGCAAGAATATCAAGCACTATGTCAGCAGCGGGGGGATGGCTCCATTCCTCGTATCAAATATCGTTCTGGAGAAGTCTTATTAATGTCACCATTGCCCAGACATGGACGAGATGCTCACTTGATTGCAAATGTCATCACAACGCTACTGGATTGTGCAGAACAGGAATACGATGCTTTTACACCCGTAACTATGCAACTCCCAGAGGAAAGTGGCATCGAACCAGATTATTCCTTTTATATTGACAATTGGCAAGCAGTTTCAGGCAAGGAGCGAATTGACTGGGCGAACGATCCGCCACCCGATTTGGTCTTGGAAATTGATGTGACCAGTTATTCCGATGTGAATGATTATCTGCCATATCGAGTGCCTGAAGTTTGGTTGTTTCGCAACAAAAAGCTATTAGTTTATCAGTTACAGGGTGATGAATATATCGAGCTAGATAAAAGCCGATATTTTCCCAACATTAACATTCAGGATATTATTACTCAATGTCTTCAAGTTGCCTACGAACGGAATACAAGTGCAGCGATTCGGGATTTGAAGCAGCAGTTGAGCAACTAG
- a CDS encoding NUDIX hydrolase — MSYSYEFPRPALTVDCAIFGLDKESMQLQLMLIQRNLPPFLGMWALPGGFVRMDESLEEAARRELREETGIDSVYLEQLYTFGDVGRDPRDRIVTVAYYALVNSCEHSLNATTDASEAAWFPVTQLPPLAFDHSRIFEVALTRLKGKVRYQPIGFELLPKKFTLTQLQRLYEIILGTDLDKRNFRKKILNMNLLVQLDETQKDVSHRAARLYQFDEQKYLQLKQMGFNFEI, encoded by the coding sequence ATGTCTTATAGCTACGAATTCCCCAGACCCGCGCTGACCGTGGATTGCGCGATTTTTGGTTTAGACAAAGAGTCGATGCAGCTTCAGTTGATGCTGATTCAGAGGAACCTTCCCCCTTTTCTGGGTATGTGGGCCCTACCGGGGGGGTTTGTCCGCATGGATGAATCGTTGGAAGAAGCCGCGAGGCGGGAATTACGGGAGGAAACGGGCATAGATTCGGTATATTTGGAGCAATTGTACACATTTGGGGATGTGGGGCGAGATCCGCGCGATCGCATCGTCACCGTCGCCTACTACGCGCTGGTAAACTCGTGCGAACACTCCCTCAACGCCACCACAGATGCTAGCGAAGCCGCTTGGTTTCCCGTCACTCAATTACCGCCATTAGCCTTTGACCATTCGCGCATTTTCGAGGTAGCTTTAACTCGATTGAAAGGCAAAGTTCGCTATCAACCAATTGGATTTGAATTGTTGCCCAAAAAATTTACCCTTACTCAGTTGCAAAGACTCTATGAAATTATCTTAGGAACCGATCTAGATAAACGCAATTTTCGCAAAAAAATCCTCAATATGAATTTGTTAGTCCAACTCGATGAAACTCAGAAAGATGTGTCTCATCGAGCCGCCAGACTCTATCAATTTGACGAACAAAAATATCTGCAACTCAAACAAATGGGATTCAACTTTGAAATTTAA
- a CDS encoding protein phosphatase 2C domain-containing protein yields MQEQFELAAGSVKGTEHQRLGKNNQDGYYSINSQGTNLIAVVCDGCGSGQHSEVGAKIGARLLVETISRSLPYREGFWQDIHSKVLMQLKNLAQGFGDNLADIVNDYFLFTVVGTLIVPEGAFIFAIGDGIFAINGEVVQLGPFANNAPPYLGYGILDEVNQSWQFQVHRTLPMSEVESILIGTDGVSDLIKSASIDLPGKSERVGEISQFWREDRYFSNSDNIRRRLSLINREVTYPNWSERSLVKQGGLLPDDTTLLVMRRKQVVSND; encoded by the coding sequence ATGCAAGAGCAATTTGAATTAGCGGCTGGTTCTGTAAAAGGTACAGAACATCAGCGGCTTGGCAAAAACAACCAAGATGGATATTACAGTATCAATTCACAAGGTACGAACTTAATTGCTGTTGTTTGCGATGGGTGCGGTAGCGGTCAGCACAGCGAAGTGGGAGCAAAAATTGGGGCGAGGTTGCTGGTAGAAACCATAAGCCGTTCTTTGCCATATCGCGAAGGATTTTGGCAAGATATCCACTCTAAAGTGCTGATGCAATTGAAAAATCTCGCCCAAGGATTTGGCGATAATTTAGCTGACATCGTAAATGATTATTTTCTGTTTACAGTTGTCGGAACATTAATCGTACCAGAAGGAGCGTTTATCTTTGCCATAGGAGATGGAATATTTGCGATTAACGGTGAAGTAGTGCAGTTGGGGCCATTTGCCAACAATGCACCACCTTATCTAGGATACGGTATTTTAGATGAGGTAAATCAAAGTTGGCAATTTCAAGTACATCGCACTCTACCTATGAGCGAAGTGGAATCGATTTTAATCGGTACAGATGGAGTTTCGGATCTGATTAAATCTGCATCGATCGACTTGCCAGGAAAGTCAGAAAGAGTGGGAGAAATTAGTCAATTTTGGAGAGAAGATCGCTATTTTAGCAATTCTGACAATATCCGACGCAGGTTATCCCTAATTAATCGCGAAGTAACTTACCCCAACTGGTCAGAACGCAGCCTAGTTAAACAAGGAGGCTTATTACCAGATGACACAACCTTACTCGTGATGCGACGAAAACAAGTTGTTAGTAATGACTAA